Within the Pseudomonas sp. SL4(2022) genome, the region GGCATGAGCATCGAGCAGTTCCGCGCAGCACTGGCTGCGGACGGGCTGTCTTACAATGATGCGCGTGACCAGGTTCGTCGCGAGATGATCATCAGCCGCGTGCGCCAACGCCGTGTGGCCGAGCGTATTCAGGTTACCGACCAGGAAGTGCAGAACTTCCTCGCCTCGGACTTAGGCAAGATGCAGCTGTCCGAAGAGTTCCGCCTGGCCAACATCCTGATCCCGGTCGGCGAAGGGGCATCCTCTGAGGAAATCCAGGCCGCCGACCGGCAATCACGTGAACTGTACGAGCAACTGCAACAGGGGGCGGACTTCGCCCAGCTGGCGATTGCACGCTCGGCCAGCGAGACCGCACTGGAAGGCGGCGAAATGGGCTGGCGTAAAGCCGGACAGCTGCCACCGCCATTTGACAACATGATTGCAGCGCTCTCAGTGGGTCAGGTGACCGAGCCGGTGCGTACACCGGGTGGTTTTATCATGATCAAACTGCTGGAGAAGCGCGGAGGCGGCAATCAGGTGCGCGACGAAGTCAATGTGCGCCATATCCTGATCAAACCCAGCGAAATCCGCAGCGAAGCCGAGACCAAGCGCCTGGTTGAGCGCCTCTACCAGCGCATCCTGGCGGGCGAAGACTTTGCCGAGCTGGCAAAGAACTTCTCCGAAGACCCAGGCTCCGCACTTAATGGCGGCACACTGAGCTGGATCGACCCGAGCGCGTTGGTCCCAGAATTCCGCGAAGTGATGAACAACACGCCGGCAGGTGAGTTGTCCAAGCCGTTCAAGAGCCCTTACGGCTGGCATGTGCTGGAAGTCATGGGTCGTCGCGCGACAGACAGCAGCGCACAGTTCCGCGAGCAGCAAGCCATGACCGTACTGCGCAACCGCAAGTACGATGAAGAGCTGCAGGCCTGGCTGCGGCAAATTCGTGATGAAGCCTACGTCGAGACCAAACTCTGACAGGCATGGCCACTCGCCCCGCGACAGATCAAGCCCGGTTTATGCCCATGCATAACCGGGCTTTTTTCTGAGCGTGTAGTTAACTGCGCCAAGTCCTTGTAACGACGCATAATGCAGCGCACCTAATCAATGACGCCCGCTGACACCCTCGAGAGCACCCGTCGATGAACACTGCCCGTCTCTTTGCCCTGACCCCCGGTGAACCTGCCGGAATAGGCCCTGACTTGTGCCTGCTGCTGGCCCGTGAAGCGCAGCCGCATGCCCTGATCGCCATTGCCAGTCGCGACTTGCTGGCTGAGCGCGCGCACATGCTTGGCCTAAACATTGACCTGATCCGTGTCGCACCCGAGACCTGGCCAATCCATGCAGCGCCCGCTGGTAGCCTGTATGTCTGGGACACGCCTCTGGCTGCAGCGGTCAGCCCCGGCCAGTTGAACCCACAGAACGCCCAATACGTGCTGCAGACCCTGAGCCGGGCCGGCCAGGGCTGTCTCGATGGCCACTTTGCCGGAATGATTACCGCCCCCGTGCACAAGGGCGTAATCAACGAAGGCGGAATTGCCTTCTCCGGACACACCGAGTTTCTCGCCGAACTGACTCGCACCGAACAGGTGGTGATGATGCTCGCCACCCACGGCCTGCGCGTGGCACTGGTGACCACGCACATGCCACTCAAGGATGTGGCCGACGCCATCACCCCCGAACGCCTCAGCCGGGTCACGCGCATCCTCGACCACGACCTGCGCACGAAGTTCGGCATCGCACAGCCGCGCAT harbors:
- the pdxA gene encoding 4-hydroxythreonine-4-phosphate dehydrogenase PdxA; amino-acid sequence: MNTARLFALTPGEPAGIGPDLCLLLAREAQPHALIAIASRDLLAERAHMLGLNIDLIRVAPETWPIHAAPAGSLYVWDTPLAAAVSPGQLNPQNAQYVLQTLSRAGQGCLDGHFAGMITAPVHKGVINEGGIAFSGHTEFLAELTRTEQVVMMLATHGLRVALVTTHMPLKDVADAITPERLSRVTRILDHDLRTKFGIAQPRILVCGLNPHAGEGGHLGREEIEVIEPTLQQLRSEGIDLIGPLPADTLFTPKHLEQCDAVLAMYHDQGLPVLKYKGFGAAVNVTLGLPIIRTSVDHGTALDLAGTGKIDCGSLQVALQTAYEMTASQLKSG
- a CDS encoding peptidylprolyl isomerase, translating into MGTAAHAEVQPLNRVVAIVDNDVVMQSQLDSRLREVQQTIAQRGAALPPEHVLSQQVLERLIIENIQLQIGERSGIRITDEELNQAIGTIAQRNGMSIEQFRAALAADGLSYNDARDQVRREMIISRVRQRRVAERIQVTDQEVQNFLASDLGKMQLSEEFRLANILIPVGEGASSEEIQAADRQSRELYEQLQQGADFAQLAIARSASETALEGGEMGWRKAGQLPPPFDNMIAALSVGQVTEPVRTPGGFIMIKLLEKRGGGNQVRDEVNVRHILIKPSEIRSEAETKRLVERLYQRILAGEDFAELAKNFSEDPGSALNGGTLSWIDPSALVPEFREVMNNTPAGELSKPFKSPYGWHVLEVMGRRATDSSAQFREQQAMTVLRNRKYDEELQAWLRQIRDEAYVETKL